DNA sequence from the Desulfurobacterium indicum genome:
TGAGGCTAAGGAAGAACTTCAGGATATGTTCTCCAGGAGGTACTCCTAATGGTTTACACAAAATTATTGACACAACCGCTGCAGCGGGTTTAACACGCAGGGATAGAGTAAATAGCTGGTATTATGTTCATCATAGAGCTCCAAATCGTCCCTACGTTCCAAGGGGATGTGGTAGATGTCACGGACGATTTGGAGGTATAGGTCCTCAGTCTTGCATAAAATGCCATTTTCATGGAGGAGATGATAGGATTTTAGGATCTTATGCTACTTATAAAAGAACATTTTAGTTTTTGTTATCGTTTGTTGCTAACGGTTGTTTTTCAATAACGGTATACTCTTCGGTTAGCCATTTATGAAGATCGGCTAACTTACACTTTTCACTACAGAAAGGACGGAACGGGTTATTCTCCCACTCCGTCTCTTTTCCGCATGTTGGACATTTTATCTTCTTTGATTTCTCTTTCATTAGAATTCGAAAAGCTCCTGGTATTCTTTTCTTCCTATTTCGTAAAGATCGTTGCCGTAAATATCGTTAACCACAAATGCGGGAAAGTCTTCGACGACGAGCTTTCTAACGGCTTCAGGTCCTAAATCTTCGTAGGCTATAACTTCTGCTGACTTTACACACCTTGCGAGGAAAGCTGCAGCTCCTCCTATCGCGCCAAAATAAACTCCTTTGTATTTTTGAATTGCTTCTTTTACAGCTTTGTCTCTTTTTCCTTTACCTATCATGCCTTTGAGTCCCCACGCAAGCATTTTAGGGGCAAAGGGATCCATTCTGTAACTTGTTGTTGGGCCAACAGAACCGATTGGCATTCCGGGTTTTGCAGGCGCAGGTCCTGCGTAGTAGATGATCTGTCCTTTTATGTCAAATGGAGGGTTTTCTCCCCTTTCAACGGCTTCCACTATTCTTTTATGAGCTGCGTCTCTTGCAGTATATATTACTCCTGAAATCAGAACGAAGTCACCGGCTTTTAAGTTCTCTATTACGGAAACGTTAACGATTGGTGCTGTTATCCTTTTAGGTTCCATTGTTGCCTCCATACTTTAAGGTTAAGAAATGGTTTATTAATTATAAGTGACTTAATTATAAACGACGAGTGATTTTAAAGCAAAGTTTATCTGTTATTCTGATAGGTTTAAAATTCATTTCTGGTTATGCTACATTTATACTATGCTTATTAACTGCCGATTCTATATTGTGTTATACTATTTGTAGTTTTTAAATCTCTGTTTATGGTATAATTCCCATCCGCAAATTAAATCCATGTAGAAGAGGCAGTGGATATGGCTGTTTATTATCATGATGTTGTGATTTTAGGAACCGGACTTGCCGGTTTGAGGGCAGCTCTTGAGATTTTAAGGAAGACGGAAGATTCTGTTTCTGTCGGTCTTGTTTCAAAGGTTCAATTAATGAGAGCTCACTCTGTATGTGCAGAAGGTGGAACTGCAGCGGTTCTTTCACCTGAGGATAGCTTTGAAAAGCATGAATATGATACTGTCAAGGGAAGTGATTTTCTTGCCGATCAGGATGCTGTTGAGGTTTTTGTAGAAAATTGTCCGAGAGAGATTTACTTCCTTGATCACCTCGGATGTCCATGGTCAAGAACCAAAGATGGAAAGATAGCCCAGAGGCCTTTCGGGGGACACTCTTATCCGAGGGCGACCTATGCAAGTGATAAAACGGGCTTTTTTGAAATGCAGACGCTTTACGATAATCTTTTGAGATTTTCAAATTATGCTCGTTATGATGAATATTTTATCTATGATATATTTGAGAATAACGGAGCTTATGTTTTAGCTGCTTATAGGTTAAAGACAGGAGAGGTTGATTTTATTGTAGGTAATCAACTTGTCCTTGCCACAGGTGGTTCCGGGTGTATCTACTCCTTTACAACCTATTCAGATAGTTCAACGGGAGATGGTCTTGCCTATGCTTTGAGGATGGGACTTCCTCTTGAAGATATGGAGTTTATACAGTTTCATCCGACAGGTCTTATTCCGTCCGGAATTCTTATGTCCGAAGCAGCAAGGGGTGAAGGCGGTCATCTGCTTAATAAGGATGGTGAAAGATTTATGAAATATTACGCCCCTACTGCTATGGAACTTGCTCCGAGAGATATTGTTTCCCGTTCAATCTTTGAGGAGATTAAAAAGGGAAGAGCTTTTGAAAAGGACGGTTTAAGCTATGTTCTTCTGGATTTGACTCATTTAGGAGAGGAAAAGGTAAAACATAGACTTCATCTTATCAGGGAAGTTTGTATGAAGTTTTTGGGTATTGATCCTGTGAACGAACCTATTCCGATCAGGCCTGCTGCTCACTACTCTATGGGCGGTATAGCTGCCGATGTTTACGGTGTAACAGAAAAACCTGGTGTTTATGCAATAGGTGAGAATGCGAATGCCGGTATTCACGGCTCCAACAGGCTCGGAACCAATTCCACCGCCGAGTGTCTTGTGTGCGGAAGACTTTGCGGTGAGAAAGTGGTTGAAAATCTTAAAGAGTTTTCAGGTAAAAAGGAGCTAAATGAATCTCTTCTCAGAGAGAAGGAGAAGATGCTCTTTTCTCATATAGGTCATGGTTCCAGTGTTTCTGTCTATACACTCAGAAAGAGATTGAAGGAAACGATGGACAGGTTTGTCGGTATTGAGAGAAACCAGGAAGAACTTGAAAAGGCACTTGAAGAGATAAAAAAGGTAAAAAAAGAAGCCAAAAATGTTAAGGTTTCAAACACTTCTAAGGTTTATAATCTTGAGCTTATAAACTATCAAGAACTTTTAAACATGGCTGATGTTGCAGAAGTCATTACACTTTCTGCTTTGAACAGGAAAGAATCAAGGGGCGCTCATTTTAGAACGGACTATCCTTCAAGAGATGATGAAAATTACTTAAAGCATACACTTGTCAGAAAAGATGGTGATGAACTTAAAATCTCTTACAGAGATGTAAGAGTTACAAAATACAAACCAGTGGAAAGGAAGTACTGATATGATGGTGATGGAAGAGAGAATATCAAAAGCGCACAGGATTACAGGTATTTACCTTTTTATCTACATGATTGTGCACGTGCTTTCCAAAGGTCCTGTATGCTTTTTTGCCGACTGGATGGCTGTTTTCGCCTTTGCCTTCCATGCCTTTAACGGTATGAGGCTCATAATTCTCGAGCTTGGCTTTTTAGTGGGGAAACCTGCGTTTATTGAGTATCCGTATTCCCCTGTTTCTATTAAATATTCAAGAATACTCTTTTACATCTTTATGGCTCTTGCTGCTCTGTTCCTTGCAGTTGTTATTATCGGAAAGGGGATGACGTCATGAGAAGTGAAAGACTTTTTTATACTTTATACCTTGTTGCAGCCGTTTTTTTGTTCTTTTTTTTCATAATGCATAACCTTATGATGCATATTAAACCCTTAAAGGAAGCTCTCCATCCGCATACACCTTACTTTATATATGTTCTCGACTTTTCCATACTTGTTATGCTCTATCACGGCCTTTACGGCATAAGATCAATTGTTATTGAGAAGAAAGGATACAGTAAGGGTGTTGACCTTCTGTTTGCCGTTGTTGGTGTTATTCTTGCAGTTGTTCTCATAGCTGCAAAGCATAAGGTTATTTGAGAGGGAGTTTAAGATGGCAGAATATACGTTTACCATTAAAAGATTTGATCCTGTTAAGGATAAAGAGCCTTATGAGAAGGTTTATAAAGTTCCGAAGCTTGCAAGTATTGTAACGATACTTGATGCTCTTAATTACATAAAGGAAAATATCGATTCTTCTCTGTCATACCGTCATTCATGTAGAATGGCTATATGTGGTTCCTGTGCCATAAGAGTTAACGGTAAGCCAGCTCTTGCATGTATAACAAAAATTGTTCATCTCGGAACCGATTTTATAAAGCTTGAGCCTCTTGCAAAATACCCTGTTATTAAAGATCTTGTTGTTGATCTTGAGCCGTTTTTTGAGAAGCACAAATCTGTAAAGCCATTCCTCATAAATAAAAAAGAAAGCATTTTTGATATTGAACCTGATTCAGAGCTAAAGCAGGCGCCGGAAGATCTGGAACTTTACCTTCAGTTTGCTTACTGTATTAAATGTGGAAGTTGCTACAGTGTTTGCATGGGAACTCCCGATCTTTCAAAAGGTTTTAAGGAAGGTTTTATAGGACCTCAAGCTCTTGCTCAGGCTTACAGATACTCTTTTGACTCAAGGGACGAAGGATTTGAAGACAGACTTGATACTGTTGCTTCTCCTGAGGGTGTTTTTAGATGTCACTTTGCCGCCAGCTGCTCTGCCGTATGCGGTAAAGGTTGTGATCCCGCTTTGGCCCTTCAGCTTTTGAGAAGAGCAGTTATTTTCGGAAAGAAACATTAATTAATCGCCTTTTCGGGATTATATTTAGTGATATGTTACAGCGAATTTTTCCAGCTATTGCTTTTAAAGGAATTGAAAGATGAAGAGGCGTGATTTCTTAAAAGTTATAACATTAGGAGGGATTTTTTCCCTTCCGTCTTTTGATGTTGCGGATGCGAGAAGGTATATTCCGTATATCAAAAGAGTAAGGCACTCTTCATCTTCAAAGCGTGTCAGAATTGTTCTTGATTTAAGTGGTAGAGTTGATAAAAAAGGTATTTCCGATTATATAAAACATAATTATCTGGTTTTTATAGTTAAAGGATTGAGAACAAACAGAAAAAGATACAGGCTACACAGTGAATTTGCCAGGTATGTGGAGCTTATTCCTTTAACGAGAACAAAAACAAAGGTAAGAATAAAACTTGATGTTCCTCATAAATACAAGATATTTGCTTTAAAAGCCAGGCATCATAAACCTTTCCGTCTGGTTATTGATATTTTCCCGGATTTTGTTACTTCAGGTTGTAAACCGAGATTCGGAAAACGGATAGTTGTCATTGATCCCGGTCATGGTGGAAAAGATCCCGGTGCAATATGGCCTATCCACTGGAGGCATCCAAAGTATAAAGAGAAATACATTACTCTTGCTATTGCCAGGAAGGTAAAACGTATTCTCGAAACAGATCCAAACATTACGGTAATAATGACAAGAAACAGAGATGTTTACGTTCCGCTTTTAAAGAGGGCTGAAATAGCAGCGAAAGCGTGTGCGGATGCTTTTGTAAGTATTCATGCTGACTCTATGCCGAACCATCCTAACTGGAGTGGTGTTACTGTTTTTAAAGCATCACCGACTCTTTTTGCCAAGGCACAGGATACTGCCGAGGAGATAGCGAAAAACGTTAAGTTATGTTCGGATACTATGTGCTGGAGCATAACACCTGTGATTGTTTCTCTGTCAAGCACTGTTACTTTTGTCGAAAGTAAGCGTCTTGCTGAATCTATAGTTAAAAGATTAAAGGCGAATACAAACGAGAATCTTGTTAAAGGAATTAAAGATATGCGAAGAAACATTCTTGTTCTCAAGACGCCGGGTCGTCCGGCTGTTCTTATAGAAACAGGATTTATGACCAACAGAAAGGATAGACACAGACTGGTTCAGAGTAAATATCAATGGGAGATAGCCCGCGGGATAGCTGAAGGAATAAAAGATTATCTTCACTCTCTTGACAAGGTTGCGATGTATTAATCCTGTTTTTCAATAATCAGTAATCCGTCTCCTATGGGAATAATTGATGTAGTAATTCCGGGGTAAGTTTTTACATGAGAGAGGAACATTTTTAAAAGCTTTATGCTTTTCCTGTATTTAGGCGGATGGTTGTTGCAAACGTAGCCTCTGAATAAAACATTGTCAAATATTGCAATACCTCCCGGCTTTAACAAAGCTTGAATCTTATAATTCATAAAAATGTATTCTGACTTCATAGAGTCAACAAATATCATATCAAAGGTAGCTCCTTTGGACAGTAGTTCCCTTACGATATTAAAAGAGTCATCAAAAATTAGATTTACGGAGAAGCCGGCACGTTTTATAAATTCTCTGGCGACTTTTATTCTTTCTATATTGAAATCCACTGATGTAACGTGGCACTTTCCTTCTAAGGCAAAAAGCATGGAAAGTGTGCTGTATCCTATTCCTGTGCCTATTTCAAGGATATTTACAGGTTTTTTACTCCTGCAGATTATCTGAAGAAATCTGGCGGCTGATGGTAAAAGTATCGGAACTTTATTTTCAGATGCGTATTGTTCCATCTCTTTTAAGAGATGCTCTCTTTCGTTGAATTTGCTGGTAAAATCTTCTATGTCAGGTGGAATAATTTCACTGCGGTTCTGCCATCTCTCTTTTAGATAGGAGGTTTCGTGATTTTTTTCATCTCTGATACTCATTTTTACCACCGAAGCATAATAAATTTAAGTGCGTTTCGCTTTGAAGGTTTTGAAAACAGGATTCTTGAAAACCTGGAGAGAATTTTAACAGAAAAAGACATCCTTTACCATTTGGGGGATTTTACCTGGCACGGCAAAGATGGAGATGGTTTTTTGAAAAGATGGCAGGCTCTTCCTTGCAGGAAAGTTCTGGTGAAAGGAAATCACGATGAGATTCCTGCGGAAATTCTTCCTCGGTATTTTGATGAAATAGTGCCGTTTTTCAAACTTCTTGATTTTAGAGGGAAAAGGTTTTTCCTTTCTCACTATCCTGCACTTGATCTGCGGAAGAAAGAGAGATACAGAGACAGAATAGCTCGTGTTAGATGGCTGTTCAATTTTTATAGATGTGATTATCTTATTCACGGTCATGTTCACAGAAACATAGAGGGAGTACACTGCGGTTGTTTTATATGCGGAATAAAGTGTTTAAATGTTAATGTTGAATTTACGGGATATCGTCCCGTGCCGATAGAGGAGGTGATTAAGATTGGTTGATGTTTCAATTTTAAGATTAAGAGATTGTTTGTTAAATACTGTCAGACAGATTTTCAGGAAAAATGGGTTTATGGAAGTGGAAACTCCCGTTCTTGTTCCTTATGAAAATCCTGATGATAATGTTGATAATGTTGAATCTTATTTCAGAGAATTTTCTGGAAAGAAGTATCAGTTTTTTCTTCACACATCACCTGAATTTTTTATGAAAAGGTTGATATGGCACGGAGCAGATAGAATTTTTCAGATTTGCAAGGTCTTCAGAGATGGAGAGATAGGTTTCCTTCATAACGTGGAATTTACAATGGTTGAGTGGTATAGAAAGGGGGGTAGTTATTACGACGGAATGAGAGAAACTGAAGAGATAGTAAGAAAAGCCTATGAGAATGCTAAAGAAATTGGTTTTAAGCCTGATTTTTCACCTGTTTTTGAAAAAATTACAGTAGAAGAGGCGTTCAGAGAATTTGCGGGGATTGATGTCTTTGATGAAAACGAAGTGATAGCAAAGACGAAGTTTGACAATTATGAAGATGCTTTTTTCTATTTACTTGTAGATAAAGTTGAAAAAGGACTTTTGAAAATAGACAGTCCTGTTTTTCTCTATGATTACCCCGAGAAATTTTCTGCCATGGCGAAGATAGAAAATGGAAAAGCAGAGAGATTTGAACTTTACATAGGTGGTGTTGAGATTGCCAACGGGTATTCTGAGCTTACAGATTACGAATCATATATTAAGAAGTTTTTAAAGAAAGGAGGTAGAGCGGTAGATAAGGGTTTCCTTAAACTTTTGAAGGAAAAGCCTTTGCCTAAGTGTGAGGGAGTTGCTCTCGGATTTGATAGACTTTTAATGAAAGTTGCAGGGAAAGAAAGCATAAGACAGGTAATACCATTTACGGTAGAGGAACTTGTCAGGGAGGTGTCTTTTGGAAAAGCTGATTGAGAAAGCTTCTGTTTTACTTGAAGCTCTTCCTTATATTAAACGTTTTTATGGCAAAACCGTTGTTATAAAGTATGGTGGTAATGCGATGATTAAGGAAGAGCTTAAGAGGAGTTTTGCTAAAGATATTGTTCTATTAAAGTATATAGGGATAAATCCCGTTATCGTTCACGGAGGTGGGCCTCAAATAGGAGAATTTTTGAAAAGGCTAAACATTGAAACCCGTTTTGTCGGTGGAATGAGGGTTACCGATAGGGAAACCATGAATATCGTTGAAATGGTATTGGTCGGGAAGGTTAATAAGGAGATAGTGAAGCTTATAAATTCTCACGGTGGAAATGCAGTTGGACTTTCAGGAAAAGACGGTAATTTCATTGTTGCAAGAAAGATGGATTCAAAAAAATATCTTTCAGAAATAAAGTCCTCAGAGGTTGCGGATCTGGGGTTTGTTGGAGAGGTTGAAAAGGTTAATCCTGAGATAGTTTTAAAACTACTTGAGTCAAAGTTTATT
Encoded proteins:
- a CDS encoding amino acid--tRNA ligase-related protein, with the translated sequence MVDVSILRLRDCLLNTVRQIFRKNGFMEVETPVLVPYENPDDNVDNVESYFREFSGKKYQFFLHTSPEFFMKRLIWHGADRIFQICKVFRDGEIGFLHNVEFTMVEWYRKGGSYYDGMRETEEIVRKAYENAKEIGFKPDFSPVFEKITVEEAFREFAGIDVFDENEVIAKTKFDNYEDAFFYLLVDKVEKGLLKIDSPVFLYDYPEKFSAMAKIENGKAERFELYIGGVEIANGYSELTDYESYIKKFLKKGGRAVDKGFLKLLKEKPLPKCEGVALGFDRLLMKVAGKESIRQVIPFTVEELVREVSFGKAD
- a CDS encoding Fe-S-containing hydro-lyase — encoded protein: MEPKRITAPIVNVSVIENLKAGDFVLISGVIYTARDAAHKRIVEAVERGENPPFDIKGQIIYYAGPAPAKPGMPIGSVGPTTSYRMDPFAPKMLAWGLKGMIGKGKRDKAVKEAIQKYKGVYFGAIGGAAAFLARCVKSAEVIAYEDLGPEAVRKLVVEDFPAFVVNDIYGNDLYEIGRKEYQELFEF
- a CDS encoding N-acetylmuramoyl-L-alanine amidase family protein — encoded protein: MKRRDFLKVITLGGIFSLPSFDVADARRYIPYIKRVRHSSSSKRVRIVLDLSGRVDKKGISDYIKHNYLVFIVKGLRTNRKRYRLHSEFARYVELIPLTRTKTKVRIKLDVPHKYKIFALKARHHKPFRLVIDIFPDFVTSGCKPRFGKRIVVIDPGHGGKDPGAIWPIHWRHPKYKEKYITLAIARKVKRILETDPNITVIMTRNRDVYVPLLKRAEIAAKACADAFVSIHADSMPNHPNWSGVTVFKASPTLFAKAQDTAEEIAKNVKLCSDTMCWSITPVIVSLSSTVTFVESKRLAESIVKRLKANTNENLVKGIKDMRRNILVLKTPGRPAVLIETGFMTNRKDRHRLVQSKYQWEIARGIAEGIKDYLHSLDKVAMY
- a CDS encoding succinate dehydrogenase iron-sulfur subunit, translating into MAEYTFTIKRFDPVKDKEPYEKVYKVPKLASIVTILDALNYIKENIDSSLSYRHSCRMAICGSCAIRVNGKPALACITKIVHLGTDFIKLEPLAKYPVIKDLVVDLEPFFEKHKSVKPFLINKKESIFDIEPDSELKQAPEDLELYLQFAYCIKCGSCYSVCMGTPDLSKGFKEGFIGPQALAQAYRYSFDSRDEGFEDRLDTVASPEGVFRCHFAASCSAVCGKGCDPALALQLLRRAVIFGKKH
- the argB gene encoding acetylglutamate kinase — protein: MEKLIEKASVLLEALPYIKRFYGKTVVIKYGGNAMIKEELKRSFAKDIVLLKYIGINPVIVHGGGPQIGEFLKRLNIETRFVGGMRVTDRETMNIVEMVLVGKVNKEIVKLINSHGGNAVGLSGKDGNFIVARKMDSKKYLSEIKSSEVADLGFVGEVEKVNPEIVLKLLESKFIPVIAPVGVGKDFEVYNINADIVAGEVAAALKAEKLIMLTDIEGIKDKKGNLISTLSKDEIPTLINDGTISGGMIPKVKACQIALSAGVKKAHIIDGRILHAVLLEIFTREGIGTEIS
- a CDS encoding FAD-binding protein, yielding MAVYYHDVVILGTGLAGLRAALEILRKTEDSVSVGLVSKVQLMRAHSVCAEGGTAAVLSPEDSFEKHEYDTVKGSDFLADQDAVEVFVENCPREIYFLDHLGCPWSRTKDGKIAQRPFGGHSYPRATYASDKTGFFEMQTLYDNLLRFSNYARYDEYFIYDIFENNGAYVLAAYRLKTGEVDFIVGNQLVLATGGSGCIYSFTTYSDSSTGDGLAYALRMGLPLEDMEFIQFHPTGLIPSGILMSEAARGEGGHLLNKDGERFMKYYAPTAMELAPRDIVSRSIFEEIKKGRAFEKDGLSYVLLDLTHLGEEKVKHRLHLIREVCMKFLGIDPVNEPIPIRPAAHYSMGGIAADVYGVTEKPGVYAIGENANAGIHGSNRLGTNSTAECLVCGRLCGEKVVENLKEFSGKKELNESLLREKEKMLFSHIGHGSSVSVYTLRKRLKETMDRFVGIERNQEELEKALEEIKKVKKEAKNVKVSNTSKVYNLELINYQELLNMADVAEVITLSALNRKESRGAHFRTDYPSRDDENYLKHTLVRKDGDELKISYRDVRVTKYKPVERKY
- a CDS encoding O-methyltransferase encodes the protein MSIRDEKNHETSYLKERWQNRSEIIPPDIEDFTSKFNEREHLLKEMEQYASENKVPILLPSAARFLQIICRSKKPVNILEIGTGIGYSTLSMLFALEGKCHVTSVDFNIERIKVAREFIKRAGFSVNLIFDDSFNIVRELLSKGATFDMIFVDSMKSEYIFMNYKIQALLKPGGIAIFDNVLFRGYVCNNHPPKYRKSIKLLKMFLSHVKTYPGITTSIIPIGDGLLIIEKQD
- a CDS encoding DNA gyrase inhibitor YacG, with amino-acid sequence MKEKSKKIKCPTCGKETEWENNPFRPFCSEKCKLADLHKWLTEEYTVIEKQPLATNDNKN
- a CDS encoding metallophosphoesterase, whose product is MIFFISDTHFYHRSIINLSAFRFEGFENRILENLERILTEKDILYHLGDFTWHGKDGDGFLKRWQALPCRKVLVKGNHDEIPAEILPRYFDEIVPFFKLLDFRGKRFFLSHYPALDLRKKERYRDRIARVRWLFNFYRCDYLIHGHVHRNIEGVHCGCFICGIKCLNVNVEFTGYRPVPIEEVIKIG